From the Clostridium putrefaciens genome, one window contains:
- a CDS encoding transposase: protein MRKIPIPQRNSKGEILKSTEYIKIDIFELIKPLADGQTIELKDIYIGSKKELKSRLIITKLSEENKEKRKNKLIKAVKRDRGNINDRSLAWNGVNVYITNVPENILATEEIHDVYSLRWQVEIMFKIWKSIFKIDNVKPVKIERFKCFLYGRLIALILSSTIVFSARNIIYEEDNNEISELKSFCVVTEFFSTLKIEIFKGELAILKLIKTIINTIRKLGKKSRKKGRKIVTDILDYLKISVDDL, encoded by the coding sequence ATAAGAAAAATCCCAATCCCCCAAAGAAACTCAAAGGGAGAAATATTAAAATCAACTGAATACATAAAAATAGATATCTTTGAGCTCATAAAACCATTAGCCGATGGTCAAACAATAGAGCTTAAAGATATCTACATTGGTTCCAAAAAGGAACTAAAAAGCAGATTAATTATAACTAAATTATCTGAAGAAAACAAGGAAAAAAGAAAAAATAAACTTATAAAAGCAGTAAAAAGAGATCGTGGCAACATAAATGATAGAAGTTTAGCTTGGAATGGAGTAAATGTATATATAACTAATGTGCCTGAAAATATACTAGCTACAGAAGAAATACATGATGTTTATTCTTTAAGATGGCAAGTAGAGATAATGTTTAAAATATGGAAATCAATATTTAAAATTGATAACGTAAAACCGGTAAAGATAGAAAGATTCAAGTGTTTTTTATATGGAAGGCTAATTGCATTAATACTCTCATCTACAATAGTTTTTTCAGCTAGAAATATTATTTATGAAGAAGATAATAATGAAATAAGTGAGTTAAAATCTTTTTGTGTAGTTACAGAGTTTTTTAGCACTTTAAAAATTGAAATTTTTAAAGGTGAACTAGCTATTTTAAAGTTGATAAAAACAATAATTAATACAATTCGGAAGTTAGGAAAAAAATCAAGAAAAAAAGGTCGGAAAATAGTCACTGATATATTAGATTATCTAAAGATATCAGTTGATGATTTGTAA
- a CDS encoding IS4 family transposase has translation MHKRLKILINNIKEVFSLKLLDKLSKKTKFVRRRSKITAETFLAFNTFLSEDICSKSLSTLSARLAAQYNLEISPQALNERFNEYSVQFMREVFNNMMLSQNKILSHPHRKLNFSRILVNDSTSYGLPSKFYNEFKGSGGSSSKAAIKIQLQYDLLSGSFLCCDTYNGTASDGKYVEVMDKYTEAGDLRLADLGYYKLDYLKQIDAKGAFFISKLKSTTVIYKKNPNPPKKLKGRNIKIN, from the coding sequence ATGCACAAAAGATTAAAGATACTTATAAATAATATAAAAGAAGTTTTTTCACTTAAACTCTTAGATAAGCTTAGTAAAAAGACAAAATTTGTTAGAAGAAGAAGCAAAATCACCGCTGAAACATTTTTAGCTTTTAACACTTTTTTAAGCGAGGATATATGCAGTAAATCTTTAAGTACATTAAGTGCAAGGCTTGCTGCTCAATATAATTTAGAAATTTCTCCACAAGCACTTAATGAAAGATTTAATGAGTATTCAGTACAATTTATGCGAGAAGTTTTTAATAATATGATGCTAAGTCAAAATAAGATACTAAGTCATCCTCATAGAAAATTAAATTTTAGTAGAATCCTTGTAAATGACTCTACTAGCTATGGCTTACCTAGTAAGTTCTACAATGAATTTAAAGGCTCTGGAGGCTCAAGCTCAAAAGCTGCAATAAAAATACAGCTACAATATGATTTATTATCTGGAAGCTTTTTATGTTGTGATACTTATAATGGAACAGCAAGCGACGGTAAATATGTTGAAGTTATGGATAAGTATACTGAAGCTGGAGACCTTCGGTTGGCGGATTTAGGCTATTATAAACTCGATTATCTAAAGCAAATAGATGCTAAAGGTGCATTCTTTATTTCTAAGTTAAAAAGTACTACAGTCATATATAAGAAAAATCCCAATCCCCCAAAGAAACTCAAAGGGAGAAATATTAAAATCAACTGA
- a CDS encoding RNA polymerase sigma factor, producing the protein MLDHELKLIKNIQKKGHRESANILIKGYYSEIYGYVFKQTSCRQLAADITQEIFISMIRSIDNYNVERCSFRTWIYKIASNKIIDYYRSKSYKQWTSSKTIDGIELKAKGDIEDDFIKRERVKDILVIVNSFEANLQQIFRMKIFADMTFKDIGNALDLNESTVKTKYYSMLKKIRIMDKEETANE; encoded by the coding sequence ATGCTAGACCATGAACTGAAGCTCATAAAAAACATTCAGAAAAAAGGCCACAGAGAATCTGCTAATATACTTATTAAAGGCTATTACAGTGAAATTTATGGCTATGTCTTTAAGCAAACCTCCTGTAGACAATTAGCAGCAGATATAACCCAAGAGATTTTTATTAGTATGATTAGGTCTATAGACAATTATAATGTGGAAAGATGTTCTTTTAGAACTTGGATATATAAGATAGCTAGTAATAAGATAATTGACTACTATAGGTCAAAAAGCTATAAACAATGGACAAGCTCAAAGACTATAGATGGGATAGAACTTAAGGCTAAAGGGGATATAGAGGATGATTTTATAAAACGAGAAAGAGTAAAAGATATTTTAGTTATAGTTAATAGTTTTGAAGCTAATCTTCAGCAAATTTTTAGAATGAAGATTTTTGCTGATATGACCTTTAAGGATATAGGAAATGCTTTGGATTTAAATGAATCTACTGTAAAAACGAAGTATTATAGCATGCTAAAAAAGATTAGAATAATGGATAAGGAGGAAACCGCGAATGAGTGA
- a CDS encoding ATP-binding cassette domain-containing protein translates to MLTINNLTKSFDDYIVLEDINLEFKNGVYGLLAPNGAGKTTLIKLLTTLIFQTKGEILYEGTDIIALDEEYRGILGYLPQKFGYYKNYSPKQLLLYLAALKGVDKKEAIFNIENLLKLVALEDVANKKMKKFSGGMIQRVGIAQSLLNNPKIIILDEPTAGLDPKERVRFRNILTDLSRDRIVIISTHIVSDIEFIANEVIMLKDKKILYKDTVENVCRTLEGKVYETEIDFSEVRRFRECHISLSEKQENGRMKLRFIEESDRNEDWNLVSPNLEDVFLYQYNEGI, encoded by the coding sequence ATGCTTACAATCAATAATTTAACTAAAAGTTTTGATGATTATATTGTTTTAGAGGATATAAATCTAGAATTTAAAAATGGGGTTTATGGATTACTTGCTCCTAATGGAGCTGGAAAAACTACTTTAATAAAGCTTCTTACTACACTTATATTCCAAACTAAGGGTGAAATTCTTTATGAAGGCACTGATATTATAGCTTTAGATGAAGAGTATAGAGGTATTTTAGGTTATCTGCCACAAAAATTTGGCTATTATAAAAACTATTCACCAAAGCAACTTCTACTTTATTTAGCAGCACTAAAGGGCGTAGATAAGAAAGAAGCGATATTTAACATAGAAAATTTGTTAAAGTTAGTAGCCTTAGAGGATGTAGCTAATAAAAAGATGAAGAAGTTCTCGGGTGGTATGATACAAAGAGTAGGTATAGCGCAATCTTTATTAAATAATCCTAAAATCATAATCTTAGATGAACCTACCGCAGGTCTAGATCCAAAGGAAAGAGTGAGATTTAGAAATATATTAACAGACTTAAGTAGGGATAGAATAGTGATTATATCCACTCATATAGTTAGTGACATAGAATTTATTGCGAACGAAGTTATTATGCTTAAAGATAAGAAGATATTATATAAGGATACTGTAGAGAACGTTTGTAGAACTCTTGAAGGTAAGGTATATGAAACGGAAATAGATTTTTCAGAAGTAAGAAGGTTTAGAGAATGCCATATTTCCTTATCAGAAAAACAGGAAAATGGCAGGATGAAGCTTAGGTTTATAGAAGAGTCAGATAGAAATGAGGATTGGAATCTTGTTAGTCCTAACCTAGAAGACGTATTTTTGTATCAATACAATGAGGGTATATAG
- a CDS encoding cold-shock protein, with amino-acid sequence MNGTVKWFNTEKGFGFITGDDGTDVFAHFSQINVEGYKALEEGQKVSYDVVEGPKGPQAENITIV; translated from the coding sequence ATGAACGGAACAGTTAAATGGTTTAACACAGAAAAAGGATTTGGATTTATCACAGGAGACGACGGAACAGACGTTTTCGCACATTTTTCTCAAATCAATGTAGAAGGTTACAAAGCTCTTGAAGAAGGACAAAAAGTTTCTTACGATGTAGTTGAAGGACCTAAAGGACCACAAGCAGAAAACATTACTATTGTATAG
- a CDS encoding DUF6873 family GME fold protein: MKVAIVDFRISKEEIKSLQDLNIKVLKCPSYEGVYAAISGHPDIQINVLSKSDIMVHPKINDDFMKELSKLGYNIHFSFNDIGFNYPGNIILNALNTEKFFLHNLTYTDKNLLNYIDDKKILNVSQGYTKCSTAIISKDAFLTNDIKIKESLDSLGADVLLLPPGDIELFPLNYGFIGGTCGLIDKNTLAFFGSLDKYVYGDKVKMFLKKHNITPLYLKESGLTDRGSLFIIEGQ, from the coding sequence ATGAAAGTTGCTATAGTGGATTTCAGAATTTCCAAAGAGGAGATTAAAAGTTTACAAGATTTGAATATAAAGGTATTAAAATGCCCTTCTTATGAAGGAGTTTACGCAGCTATCTCTGGTCATCCCGATATACAAATTAATGTATTATCTAAATCTGATATAATGGTACACCCTAAGATTAATGATGACTTTATGAAAGAACTTTCTAAATTAGGCTACAATATACACTTCTCATTTAATGACATTGGATTTAATTACCCTGGAAATATTATATTAAATGCATTAAATACAGAAAAGTTCTTTTTGCACAATCTAACTTATACAGATAAAAACTTATTGAATTACATAGATGATAAAAAGATTTTAAATGTATCTCAAGGATACACTAAATGTTCTACTGCTATAATTTCTAAAGACGCTTTTTTAACTAATGATATTAAAATAAAAGAATCCTTAGATTCCTTAGGTGCAGATGTATTATTATTGCCACCTGGAGACATAGAGCTTTTCCCTTTGAACTATGGGTTTATAGGTGGCACTTGTGGTCTTATAGATAAAAACACATTAGCCTTCTTTGGAAGCTTAGATAAATATGTTTATGGCGATAAGGTTAAAATGTTTTTAAAAAAGCATAACATAACTCCACTTTATTTGAAAGAAAGCGGTTTAACTGATAGGGGCAGCTTATTTATCATAGAAGGCCAATAG
- the ytxC gene encoding putative sporulation protein YtxC — MVLLTIIYESGLDIAPNIQDVVKILKNKDINLGICESQNNNTHFIKIMCDDKIYSESLVERVNYYISNCIYDILISFVCEDDIYKFILDNYFFFNEDEIREVEKQIINILKYNKSLKEDADIYYENRKNHILLKIKSCLEENRQINIDGYITFRLKELMVDIEEISNKVAENYMIEREYNEFIKLLKYFVDIQESKIDKINIIISKEGTYDVKDDKGNSILNTFVADILENEFNDPSINTEDIIISGLITNVPNSIIIHGSSYCFNKEFIETIKNVFTYRVEVCDGCDLCNGKPLIFST; from the coding sequence ATGGTTCTACTTACTATAATTTATGAAAGTGGTTTAGATATTGCACCAAATATACAAGACGTAGTTAAAATTTTAAAAAATAAAGACATTAATCTTGGTATTTGCGAGAGTCAAAATAATAATACTCACTTCATTAAAATAATGTGTGATGATAAAATATACAGTGAATCATTAGTGGAAAGGGTCAATTATTATATAAGTAATTGTATATATGATATATTAATAAGCTTTGTATGTGAAGATGATATTTATAAATTTATTTTAGATAATTATTTCTTTTTTAATGAAGACGAAATAAGAGAAGTAGAAAAACAAATAATTAATATATTGAAATATAATAAATCATTAAAAGAAGATGCAGATATATATTATGAAAACAGAAAAAATCATATATTACTAAAGATTAAGTCCTGCCTAGAAGAAAATAGGCAGATTAATATAGATGGATATATTACATTTAGGCTTAAGGAATTAATGGTAGACATAGAAGAGATATCGAATAAGGTTGCAGAGAATTACATGATAGAAAGAGAATATAATGAATTTATAAAGCTTCTTAAATATTTTGTGGATATTCAAGAAAGCAAAATAGATAAGATTAATATAATAATATCAAAAGAGGGCACTTATGATGTAAAAGATGACAAAGGTAATAGTATATTAAATACATTCGTAGCTGATATATTAGAAAATGAATTTAATGACCCTTCCATTAATACTGAAGATATTATAATAAGTGGACTCATAACAAATGTACCAAATTCTATAATAATTCATGGAAGTTCTTATTGTTTTAATAAAGAATTTATTGAAACTATAAAGAATGTGTTTACCTATAGGGTAGAAGTGTGTGATGGGTGTGATTTATGTAATGGTAAACCACTTATATTTTCCACATAA
- the infC gene encoding translation initiation factor IF-3: MNEKIREKEIRVNDDNGPLGIMSSKEALDIAEERELDLVMISPGANPPVCKIMDYGKHLYEQTRKEKDARKKQKIVNVKEIRFSPTIEEHDISIKAKKARGFLMDGDKVKVTVRFRGREADYAHVGNKILKSFLGKMEDICVVEKPAKLEGRNMAMVLAPKKA, from the coding sequence ATGAATGAAAAAATCAGAGAAAAAGAAATAAGGGTAAATGATGATAATGGCCCATTAGGTATTATGTCATCTAAAGAAGCATTAGATATAGCTGAAGAAAGAGAACTTGATTTAGTTATGATATCTCCTGGTGCGAACCCACCTGTTTGTAAGATCATGGATTATGGTAAACATCTTTATGAACAAACCAGAAAAGAAAAAGACGCTAGAAAAAAGCAAAAGATTGTTAATGTTAAAGAGATAAGATTTAGTCCTACTATAGAAGAACATGATATTTCTATAAAGGCTAAAAAAGCTAGAGGTTTCTTAATGGATGGAGATAAAGTAAAAGTAACCGTAAGATTTAGAGGCAGAGAAGCTGATTATGCTCATGTAGGAAACAAGATATTAAAAAGTTTTTTAGGAAAAATGGAAGATATATGCGTAGTGGAAAAGCCTGCCAAACTAGAAGGAAGAAACATGGCTATGGTTTTGGCACCTAAAAAAGCATAA
- the rpmI gene encoding 50S ribosomal protein L35: MPKMKTHRGAAKRFKLTGSGRLKRAKAFKSHILTKKSPKRKRNLRKTAYVSNTQEKTMKKLLPYL, encoded by the coding sequence ATGCCAAAAATGAAAACTCATAGAGGAGCAGCAAAAAGATTTAAGTTAACAGGAAGTGGAAGACTAAAGAGAGCTAAAGCTTTCAAAAGCCACATATTAACTAAGAAATCACCTAAGAGAAAAAGAAACTTAAGAAAAACAGCATATGTATCAAATACTCAAGAAAAAACAATGAAAAAATTATTACCATATTTATAA
- the rplT gene encoding 50S ribosomal protein L20, protein MARVKRAVNSRKNHKKVLKLAKGYYGGKSKLFKTANETVIRAQRNAYVGRKLKKRDYRTLWIARINAGTRMNGLSYSKFMNGIKLAGIDINRKMLSEIAINDPKAFSDLVAVAKQHINA, encoded by the coding sequence ATGGCAAGAGTAAAGAGAGCGGTAAATTCTCGCAAAAACCACAAGAAAGTATTAAAACTTGCAAAAGGATACTACGGTGGTAAGAGCAAGTTATTTAAAACTGCTAATGAAACAGTTATAAGAGCACAAAGAAATGCTTATGTAGGAAGAAAACTTAAGAAGAGAGACTATAGAACACTTTGGATCGCAAGAATAAATGCAGGTACTAGAATGAATGGTCTTTCATATTCAAAGTTTATGAATGGAATCAAATTAGCTGGAATTGATATAAACAGAAAAATGTTATCAGAAATAGCTATAAATGATCCTAAGGCTTTTTCAGACTTAGTAGCAGTAGCTAAACAACATATAAATGCATAA